In Stenotrophomonas sp. 610A2, one DNA window encodes the following:
- a CDS encoding TIM-barrel domain-containing protein, with protein MEHCVRQSPLLLALLSALLLPAVTAQAEPIGNLRSVTASDGRDGVRAWDVRSDNGSTLRIEVLANDIVHVQAGRNGKLTGAGDKAAPIVLPQPVQQVQAQLEEDAQEIRVRTPALVLHVQRQPLQLRLERLDGGKPVSLWQEQQPLDLSAEQSVQVLSSQADEAFYGGGQQNGRFQFKGRELEVSYSGGWEEGDRPSPAPMLLSSRGWGMLRNTWSDGSYDLRQPDQATLLHREDRFDAYYFVGNDLQRLLERYTQLTGRPNMVARWALSYGDADCYNDGDNIKKPGSVPEGWSDGPTGTTIDVVNSVAAKYRENDMPGGWILPNDGYGCGYKQLPETVQGLVKYGFKTGLWTENGVDKIAWEVGKAGSRVQKLDVAWTGQGYQFAMDANRQAFDGILNNSDSRPFLWTVMGWAGIQRYAVAWTGDQSSSWDYIRWHVPTLVGSGLSGMAYASGDVDAIFGGSAETFTRDLQWKTFTPVLMGMSGWSSNARKHPWAFDEPYRSINRDYLKLKMRLTPYMYGLVHDAAQSGAPPVRGLMWDNPQDPHAQDETYKYQFLLGRDLLVAPVYRSQAASRGWRRDIHLPAGGWYDYWDGRHLQAGATGKQLDRPVELATLPVFVRAGAILPMYPEMLFDGEKPLDEVTFDLYPQGESSYTLYEDDGSTRRYQKGESSTQQIRVQAPAQGSGPVQVEIAPVQGEYQGQLAQRRYGLRVLNRTAPTAVQADGRALPKLADAAALQAASEGWYFDTKERKGTLHVRTATQDIRAPLKLQLDFPVAAALADDAFPNAPELGRALPSDSLLVVNRPAEEPGHPLENAFDDDPATWFRSVRNQAIRTGAHEWVVGFGERKLIDGIELAPRNDQHWKHGQVRDYEIYMADSNGEWGKPIASGQLQLKQELQRIDFPAHAGRLLRFRVLSVQNPDGDGASGADPMVTAAQGSTARAVDALQPRDVGPIALSTFHILEQQTAERPARQQYLSQLPLPAVLAAQVHADRSFAAAVPMRMNGLQFRRGLGVGAQSRIDMSLKGQWKTLRADLGVDDQCRQAGGLQFQVWGDDRLLYDSGFVKAPGVVKPELDIRGLSKLSLRTLGAQGSQPSQVCANWANAVLIGEEGDSADILAP; from the coding sequence GTGGAACACTGCGTTCGTCAATCGCCGCTGCTGCTGGCGCTGCTTTCGGCCCTGTTGTTGCCGGCAGTGACCGCACAGGCCGAGCCCATCGGCAATCTGCGCTCCGTCACCGCCAGCGATGGCCGCGACGGCGTGCGAGCCTGGGACGTACGCAGTGACAACGGCAGCACCCTGCGCATCGAGGTGCTGGCCAACGACATCGTGCATGTGCAGGCCGGCCGCAACGGCAAACTGACCGGCGCTGGCGACAAGGCCGCGCCCATCGTGTTGCCGCAGCCCGTGCAGCAGGTGCAGGCGCAGCTGGAAGAAGACGCGCAGGAGATCCGCGTGCGTACCCCGGCGCTGGTCCTGCATGTGCAGCGGCAGCCCCTGCAGCTGCGGTTGGAGCGTCTGGACGGTGGCAAGCCGGTGTCGCTATGGCAGGAGCAGCAGCCGCTGGACCTGTCCGCCGAGCAGAGCGTGCAGGTGCTGTCCTCGCAGGCAGATGAAGCCTTCTACGGTGGCGGCCAACAGAACGGCCGTTTCCAGTTCAAGGGCCGCGAGCTTGAAGTTTCCTATTCCGGTGGCTGGGAAGAGGGCGACCGCCCGAGCCCGGCGCCGATGCTGCTCAGCTCACGCGGCTGGGGCATGTTGCGCAATACCTGGAGCGACGGCAGCTATGACCTGCGCCAGCCGGACCAGGCCACGCTGCTGCACCGCGAGGATCGCTTCGACGCCTATTACTTCGTCGGCAATGATCTGCAGCGGCTGCTGGAACGCTACACCCAGCTGACCGGCCGGCCGAACATGGTCGCGCGCTGGGCGCTGTCCTACGGCGATGCCGATTGCTACAACGACGGCGACAACATCAAGAAGCCCGGCAGCGTGCCCGAAGGCTGGAGCGATGGCCCCACCGGCACCACCATCGACGTGGTCAACAGCGTTGCCGCCAAGTATCGCGAGAACGATATGCCGGGCGGTTGGATCCTGCCCAACGACGGCTATGGCTGCGGTTACAAGCAGCTGCCGGAAACCGTGCAGGGCCTGGTCAAGTACGGCTTCAAGACCGGCCTGTGGACCGAGAACGGCGTCGACAAGATCGCCTGGGAAGTCGGCAAGGCCGGCAGTCGCGTGCAGAAGCTGGACGTGGCCTGGACCGGGCAGGGCTATCAGTTCGCGATGGATGCCAACCGCCAGGCCTTCGACGGCATTCTCAACAATTCCGACTCGCGCCCGTTCCTGTGGACGGTGATGGGGTGGGCCGGCATCCAGCGTTATGCGGTTGCATGGACAGGCGACCAGAGCAGCAGCTGGGACTACATCCGCTGGCACGTGCCGACCCTGGTGGGTTCGGGCCTGTCCGGCATGGCCTATGCCAGCGGCGACGTTGATGCGATCTTCGGCGGCAGCGCCGAGACCTTTACCCGCGACCTGCAGTGGAAGACCTTTACTCCGGTGCTGATGGGCATGTCCGGCTGGTCGTCGAATGCGCGCAAGCACCCCTGGGCTTTCGATGAGCCCTACCGTTCGATCAACCGCGACTACCTCAAGCTGAAAATGCGCCTGACCCCGTATATGTACGGGCTGGTGCATGACGCCGCACAAAGCGGCGCGCCGCCGGTGCGCGGACTGATGTGGGACAACCCGCAGGACCCGCACGCGCAGGACGAAACCTACAAGTACCAGTTCCTGCTCGGCCGCGATCTGCTGGTCGCGCCGGTCTATCGCAGCCAGGCGGCAAGCCGTGGTTGGCGCCGCGACATCCATCTGCCGGCTGGCGGCTGGTACGACTATTGGGACGGCCGCCATCTGCAGGCCGGTGCTACCGGCAAGCAACTCGACCGCCCGGTCGAACTGGCGACGCTGCCGGTATTCGTGCGTGCCGGTGCGATCCTGCCGATGTATCCGGAAATGCTGTTCGATGGCGAAAAACCGCTGGATGAAGTGACCTTCGATCTGTATCCGCAGGGCGAATCCAGCTACACCTTGTACGAAGACGATGGCAGCACCCGCCGCTACCAGAAGGGCGAATCGAGCACGCAGCAGATCCGCGTGCAGGCACCGGCGCAGGGCAGTGGTCCGGTGCAGGTGGAGATCGCGCCGGTACAGGGCGAGTATCAAGGTCAGTTGGCGCAGCGCCGTTACGGCCTGCGCGTGTTGAATCGCACTGCGCCTACCGCAGTGCAGGCGGATGGCCGGGCGCTGCCCAAACTGGCCGATGCGGCTGCACTGCAGGCAGCCAGCGAAGGCTGGTACTTCGACACCAAGGAACGCAAGGGCACGCTGCACGTGCGTACTGCCACGCAGGACATCCGTGCGCCGTTGAAACTGCAGCTGGATTTTCCGGTCGCCGCCGCACTGGCTGACGACGCTTTCCCGAACGCACCGGAGCTGGGCCGCGCGCTGCCGTCCGACAGCCTGCTGGTGGTCAACCGTCCGGCCGAAGAGCCCGGCCATCCGCTGGAAAATGCTTTCGACGATGATCCGGCAACCTGGTTCCGTAGCGTGCGCAACCAAGCCATCCGTACCGGCGCCCACGAATGGGTGGTGGGCTTTGGCGAACGCAAGCTGATCGACGGCATCGAGCTGGCACCGCGCAATGACCAGCACTGGAAACATGGCCAGGTGCGTGACTACGAAATCTACATGGCCGACAGCAATGGCGAGTGGGGCAAGCCGATTGCCAGCGGTCAGCTGCAGCTGAAGCAGGAACTGCAGCGCATCGATTTCCCTGCCCATGCCGGTCGCCTGCTGCGCTTCCGCGTGCTCAGCGTGCAGAACCCCGACGGTGATGGCGCAAGCGGTGCCGATCCGATGGTGACCGCAGCGCAGGGCAGCACCGCACGTGCGGTGGATGCACTGCAGCCGCGCGATGTTGGCCCGATTGCACTGTCCACCTTCCACATCCTCGAGCAGCAAACGGCTGAGCGGCCGGCGCGGCAGCAATACCTCTCCCAGCTGCCGCTGCCGGCCGTATTGGCCGCCCAGGTGCATGCCGATCGTTCGTTTGCCGCCGCGGTACCGATGCGCATGAACGGCTTGCAGTTCCGCCGCGGCCTCGGTGTCGGCGCGCAAAGCCGCATCGACATGAGCTTGAAGGGGCAGTGGAAAACACTGCGCGCCGACCTCGGCGTCGACGACCAATGCCGTCAAGCCGGCGGACTCCAGTTCCAGGTCTGGGGTGATGATCGCCTGCTCTATGACAGCGGCTTCGTGAAAGCGCCGGGTGTGGTCAAGCCCGAGCTCGACATCCGCGGTCTTTCCAAATTGAGCCTGCGCACCTTGGGCGCGCAGGGTAGCCAACCGTCCCAGGTCTGCGCCAACTGGGCCAACGCCGTACTGATCGGCGAGGAGGGCGATTCCGCCGACATCCTCGCCCCATGA
- a CDS encoding SIS domain-containing protein: MDANLLHDLTAWQRLGGSDTATEIAQQPALWETLAIDLQQASTRLQDFHGQRLSDPRQRVIFTGAGSSGFIAEMVADTINAQWPAEVRAVHTTSLLTHPALYLQRDRPTLLVSFGRSGSSPESVAAVDRVRADVDDARFLDITCNAEGELARRGAGRDDTCTLLMPAASCDRAFAMTSSLSCMLLTALTVFDSAPWAERVQRLQQVAALARQGLDNWDAAVAALAAQPYNRVIYLASGPLEALAREAALKVLELTAGRVLALANTPLGFRHGPKSTLNDETLVVVLRSAEPLSRRYEQDLLEELRGDGVAGKVLSIGPHSDLGIHDDYTLSAPALPDSWLAPVWLPFAQLYALQRSAALGLTPDNPFPDGTVNRVVKGVTIHHG, encoded by the coding sequence ATGGATGCCAACCTGCTTCACGATCTGACCGCCTGGCAGCGCCTGGGCGGATCCGATACCGCTACCGAAATCGCCCAGCAGCCCGCGCTGTGGGAAACGCTTGCCATCGACCTGCAACAGGCCAGCACCCGCCTGCAGGATTTCCATGGGCAGCGCCTGTCCGATCCGCGCCAGCGGGTGATCTTCACTGGCGCCGGCAGCTCCGGTTTCATCGCCGAGATGGTGGCCGACACCATCAATGCGCAGTGGCCGGCCGAAGTGCGCGCCGTGCACACCACCAGCCTGCTCACCCACCCGGCGCTGTACCTGCAGCGCGACCGCCCGACCCTGCTGGTGTCGTTCGGCCGCAGCGGTTCCAGCCCGGAAAGCGTGGCCGCCGTCGACCGCGTCCGCGCCGACGTCGACGATGCCCGCTTCCTCGACATCACCTGCAATGCCGAAGGCGAGCTGGCCCGCCGTGGCGCCGGTCGCGACGATACCTGCACGCTGCTGATGCCGGCCGCCAGCTGCGACCGCGCCTTCGCCATGACCAGCAGCCTGAGCTGCATGCTGCTGACCGCACTGACCGTGTTCGACAGCGCCCCTTGGGCCGAGCGTGTACAGCGCCTGCAGCAGGTTGCCGCACTCGCGCGCCAGGGCTTGGATAACTGGGATGCAGCGGTAGCTGCACTCGCTGCGCAGCCATACAACCGCGTTATCTACCTTGCCAGTGGTCCACTGGAAGCGCTGGCCCGCGAGGCTGCGCTGAAGGTATTGGAGCTCACCGCTGGCCGCGTGCTGGCCCTGGCCAATACCCCGCTGGGTTTCCGCCACGGTCCCAAGTCCACGCTCAATGATGAAACCCTGGTCGTCGTGCTGCGCAGCGCCGAACCGCTGTCGCGTCGCTACGAGCAGGATCTGCTGGAAGAACTGCGCGGTGATGGCGTTGCCGGCAAGGTATTGTCGATCGGCCCGCATTCGGACCTGGGCATCCACGACGACTACACCTTGTCCGCGCCTGCCCTGCCTGACAGCTGGCTGGCGCCGGTATGGCTGCCGTTCGCCCAGCTGTACGCACTGCAGCGCTCGGCCGCACTCGGCCTGACCCCGGACAATCCGTTCCCGGACGGCACCGTCAACCGCGTGGTCAAGGGCGTCACCATCCACCATGGCTGA
- a CDS encoding D-tagatose-bisphosphate aldolase, class II, non-catalytic subunit has translation MSPLQSLLASHRQGHNVGLYSVCCSNEQVLRAAMHVAAQHGTVLLIEATSNQVDQFGGYTGMTPSQYRAYVEALADEEGFPRAQLILGGDHLGPNAWQKQPAAEAMANARVLIDAYVAAGFHKIHLDCSMSCADDPTPLPDATVAARSAELALIAEATAAAMGLPPPVYVIGTEVPIPGGEASLAGGLAVTTPAAAAQTLAIHQQAFDTPDLRDAWQRVIAMVVQPGVDFDHSSVHEYDAAAASELADFLEQQPRIVFEAHSTDYQRESGLHALVRDHFAILKVGPAATFAYREALFALAAIEAVLLPAAQCSKLPQVLEQVMLAKPKNWQAHYHGDEATLRLLRSYAFSDRCRYYWGEPELLQAVQTLFANLEKHTPPLVLLSQYLPGQYVAVREGQLAATPAALVQHRVGQCLGEYARACSANQAGARKQSESLRTQNLANG, from the coding sequence ATGTCACCGCTGCAATCCCTGCTTGCCTCTCATCGCCAAGGCCACAATGTCGGCCTGTACAGCGTCTGCTGCAGCAACGAACAGGTGTTGCGCGCTGCAATGCATGTGGCCGCGCAGCACGGCACCGTGCTGCTGATCGAAGCCACCTCCAACCAGGTTGACCAGTTCGGCGGCTACACCGGCATGACTCCGTCGCAGTACCGCGCCTATGTGGAAGCGCTTGCTGATGAGGAAGGCTTCCCGCGCGCGCAGCTGATCCTGGGCGGCGACCATCTCGGTCCCAACGCGTGGCAGAAGCAGCCGGCCGCCGAAGCGATGGCCAATGCGCGCGTATTGATCGATGCCTACGTCGCCGCCGGCTTCCACAAGATCCATCTGGACTGCAGCATGTCCTGCGCTGACGACCCGACCCCGCTGCCGGACGCAACCGTCGCCGCGCGCTCGGCCGAACTGGCGCTGATTGCCGAAGCGACCGCTGCAGCCATGGGCCTGCCGCCGCCGGTCTACGTGATTGGTACCGAAGTGCCGATCCCCGGTGGCGAGGCCTCGTTGGCAGGCGGCTTGGCGGTGACCACGCCGGCCGCTGCCGCGCAGACCCTGGCCATCCACCAGCAGGCGTTCGATACGCCGGATCTGCGCGATGCCTGGCAGCGCGTGATTGCAATGGTGGTGCAGCCGGGCGTGGACTTCGACCACAGCAGCGTGCACGAATACGATGCCGCCGCTGCCAGCGAGTTGGCCGATTTCCTCGAACAGCAGCCGCGCATCGTGTTTGAAGCGCACTCCACTGACTATCAGCGCGAGTCCGGCCTGCATGCATTGGTGCGCGATCACTTCGCCATCCTCAAGGTCGGCCCTGCGGCAACGTTCGCCTACCGCGAAGCGCTGTTCGCACTCGCCGCGATCGAAGCCGTACTGCTGCCCGCCGCGCAGTGCTCGAAGCTGCCACAGGTGCTGGAACAAGTGATGCTGGCCAAGCCGAAGAACTGGCAGGCGCATTACCACGGCGATGAAGCCACGCTGCGTCTGCTGCGCTCCTACGCCTTCAGTGACCGCTGCCGCTACTACTGGGGCGAGCCGGAACTGCTGCAGGCTGTGCAGACATTGTTCGCCAACCTCGAAAAGCACACCCCGCCGCTGGTGCTGCTCAGCCAATACCTGCCGGGCCAGTACGTGGCCGTGCGGGAGGGCCAGCTGGCCGCAACTCCCGCCGCCCTGGTGCAGCATCGCGTCGGCCAGTGCCTGGGCGAATACGCGCGCGCCTGCAGCGCCAATCAGGCAGGTGCGCGCAAGCAAAGCGAAAGTTTGCGCACCCAAAACCTTGCGAACGGTTAA
- the nagA gene encoding N-acetylglucosamine-6-phosphate deacetylase: protein MTATRSLYGRILTPLGWRRGHVHFDQQLRTLDVEDHAGDGSDLPIILPGFIDLHVHGAAGVDLMQGGDVARRIAHTHARYGTTTLLGTTMTAEYAEIENALRGVAQVMATPDPDAAQIIGVHLEGPFISPQRLGAQPPRTLEATLESVQHLHALAPIKVLTIAPEIGQHTALIPALAAMGIRVQIGHSAGTYEDAVAALQAGAVGFTHLFNGMTGVDHYKPGIAAAALAHAEYAELIPDLQHVHRGAIRMAVRAIPRLYAVTDATAATGMPDGEYALGEQRVHKCMGCVRLSTGSLAGSALTMDQALRNLVDVGLDLADASQRVSTIQADYLDLEDRGRIAPGLRADMVVLDPQLKLQQVWIAGTPVDPS from the coding sequence ATGACCGCTACCCGCAGCCTGTACGGCCGCATCCTCACTCCCTTGGGCTGGCGCCGCGGCCACGTCCACTTCGACCAGCAACTGCGCACGCTGGACGTGGAAGACCATGCTGGCGACGGCAGCGATCTGCCTATCATCCTGCCCGGCTTCATCGATCTGCACGTGCATGGCGCAGCCGGCGTGGATTTGATGCAGGGCGGCGATGTCGCCCGCCGCATCGCCCACACCCATGCGCGCTACGGCACCACCACCCTGCTCGGCACCACCATGACCGCCGAGTACGCCGAGATCGAGAACGCCCTGCGCGGTGTAGCGCAGGTGATGGCGACGCCCGATCCCGATGCTGCGCAGATCATCGGCGTGCATCTGGAAGGTCCCTTCATCAGCCCGCAGCGTTTGGGCGCACAGCCACCGCGGACGCTGGAGGCAACGCTGGAGTCGGTGCAACACCTGCATGCCCTGGCCCCGATCAAGGTGCTGACGATCGCACCGGAGATCGGCCAGCACACCGCCTTGATTCCAGCCTTGGCCGCAATGGGCATCCGCGTGCAGATCGGCCATAGCGCCGGCACGTACGAAGATGCGGTCGCTGCATTGCAGGCTGGCGCGGTTGGCTTCACTCATCTGTTCAACGGCATGACCGGCGTTGATCACTACAAGCCCGGTATCGCTGCTGCCGCATTGGCGCATGCGGAATACGCCGAACTGATTCCCGACCTGCAGCATGTGCATCGCGGTGCCATCCGCATGGCGGTGCGCGCGATCCCGCGCCTGTATGCCGTCACCGATGCCACCGCCGCCACCGGCATGCCCGATGGCGAATACGCACTGGGCGAACAACGCGTGCACAAGTGCATGGGCTGCGTGCGGCTTTCGACCGGCTCATTGGCCGGCAGCGCACTGACCATGGACCAGGCGCTGCGCAACCTGGTCGATGTCGGCCTGGACCTTGCCGACGCCTCGCAACGTGTTTCCACCATCCAGGCCGATTACCTGGATCTGGAAGACCGCGGCCGCATCGCGCCGGGCCTGCGTGCCGACATGGTGGTATTGGACCCGCAATTGAAATTGCAGCAGGTATGGATAGCCGGCACCCCCGTCGACCCAAGCTGA
- a CDS encoding ROK family protein, which yields MADTRAPACYGIDIGGTKIELVACDAALQVAWRKRIATPQGDYNGFLQAVETLVADADAELGQRAQAIGIALPGVRERRSGRQLSANVPALTGQCVSADLQARLQRPLHFGNDLQCFALSEAHGGAADAYPSMFGAILGTGAGGGYCLHGKLVGGFNGLAGEWGHWSVPANLLQRHGLPLLDCGCGLRGCVERYVSGSGVAMIERHLGGNAANASEVIAQAEAGDTRAMQALDIHRDLLGHSFAALILALDPHVIVLGGGLSQYAPLYQQLPAAIAAHLFNGVEVPPIVPPRFGDAGGARGAALLACQPAYLIPGA from the coding sequence ATGGCTGATACCCGCGCCCCGGCCTGTTACGGCATCGACATTGGCGGTACCAAGATTGAACTGGTGGCCTGCGATGCCGCCCTCCAGGTCGCGTGGCGCAAACGCATCGCCACCCCACAAGGCGACTACAACGGTTTCCTGCAGGCAGTGGAAACGCTGGTTGCAGATGCCGATGCAGAGCTCGGCCAACGCGCGCAGGCCATCGGCATCGCCCTGCCCGGCGTGCGCGAGCGGCGCAGTGGTCGCCAGCTCAGTGCCAACGTACCGGCACTGACCGGCCAATGCGTCAGCGCCGATCTGCAGGCGCGCCTGCAGCGGCCGCTGCATTTCGGCAACGACCTGCAATGCTTTGCTTTGTCGGAGGCACACGGCGGCGCGGCGGATGCTTACCCCAGCATGTTCGGTGCCATCCTCGGCACCGGTGCCGGCGGCGGTTACTGCCTGCACGGCAAGCTGGTCGGTGGCTTCAACGGCTTGGCCGGCGAATGGGGCCACTGGAGCGTGCCAGCCAACCTGCTGCAACGGCACGGCCTGCCACTGCTGGATTGTGGCTGCGGCCTGCGCGGCTGCGTGGAGCGCTATGTCTCCGGCAGCGGCGTGGCAATGATCGAACGCCATCTTGGCGGCAATGCGGCCAACGCCAGCGAAGTCATCGCCCAGGCCGAAGCTGGCGATACCCGCGCCATGCAGGCGCTGGACATCCACCGCGATCTGCTCGGCCATAGTTTCGCCGCGCTGATCCTCGCGCTGGACCCGCACGTCATCGTGCTCGGTGGCGGTCTGTCGCAGTACGCGCCGCTCTACCAGCAGCTGCCCGCGGCCATCGCCGCACATCTGTTCAACGGCGTGGAAGTGCCGCCCATCGTGCCACCGCGCTTCGGCGATGCCGGCGGTGCCCGTGGTGCCGCCCTGCTCGCCTGCCAACCCGCTTACCTGATTCCCGGAGCTTGA
- a CDS encoding DeoR family transcriptional regulator has translation MTMRNTRPRRQQILQRLIDQGSVQVAELVDQFGVSAVTIRTDLGHFEAQGLATRTHGGATLVRMPPLEQDIHEKDALNLSLKESIGMRAAQLVQPGDNIIIDSGSTTMTLARHLRDHRDVTVMTNGLNIAWELANAPAVNVLLTGGLLRKQSLSLQGSQAEASLTSYSFDTLFLGVDGLDLQFGLTTHDEAEARLNHRMVERARRIVVLTDASKFGRVSLHRIARLDQIHAIITDTGIDDATREGLQRQGIEVITAEPPL, from the coding sequence CTGACCATGCGCAATACCCGTCCCCGCCGACAGCAGATCCTGCAACGCCTGATCGACCAGGGCTCGGTGCAGGTTGCCGAACTGGTTGACCAGTTCGGCGTGTCGGCGGTGACCATCCGTACCGACCTGGGCCACTTCGAGGCCCAGGGCCTTGCCACGCGCACCCACGGTGGCGCAACGCTGGTACGCATGCCGCCGCTGGAACAGGACATCCACGAGAAAGATGCGCTGAACCTGTCGCTGAAGGAATCCATCGGCATGCGCGCCGCGCAGCTGGTGCAACCCGGCGACAACATCATCATCGACTCCGGCTCCACCACCATGACCCTGGCCCGGCACCTGCGCGATCACCGCGATGTCACCGTGATGACCAATGGTCTGAACATTGCCTGGGAGCTGGCCAACGCACCGGCGGTCAACGTGCTGCTCACCGGCGGCCTGCTGCGCAAGCAGTCGCTGTCGCTGCAGGGCAGCCAGGCCGAAGCCAGCCTCACCTCCTACAGCTTCGACACCTTGTTCCTCGGCGTGGACGGCCTGGACCTGCAGTTCGGCCTGACCACCCATGACGAAGCCGAAGCCCGCCTCAATCACCGCATGGTCGAGCGCGCACGGCGCATCGTGGTGCTGACCGACGCCTCGAAATTCGGCCGCGTCAGCCTGCACCGCATCGCGCGCCTCGACCAGATCCACGCCATCATCACCGATACCGGCATCGACGATGCCACCCGCGAGGGACTGCAGCGCCAGGGCATCGAAGTGATCACCGCCGAGCCACCGCTATGA